The genome window GTGTTGGCCTGATGAATGAGCTTTAGGAAAAGTCTGATATCAACGCAAGTGATTAAAATGTATTGTTAGGGGTCATGAATGTGTGCACCAAATTTCATGGCAATACATTCAACTAGCTGTGAAGAAACCATAGATGTCAACCTCATGTCGACCTTAAAGTAAATGTCTAGGTATCAAGTAAGTTGGTAGGAATACCTATCTTGGGCTCAGGAGAACTGTTGCAAATATTATGGCAATTAATCCATGTTTAAAATAATTGTTCAGTCTGTCCGAAGCACATGATGAAACGTTATCACGTTTTTGACCCGTTACTAGTTGTTATCAGTTTCGTTGTGTTGCTACAGAAGAGGCAGATTGGGAAGACTGCAGCTACTGCAGGTTGTTAAAATAAAAGTGAAGCTTAACAATCACAGTTTTTAAGCACCTGGTCAACATTGTGAATTCAAACAGAATAACGTGTTTAAGGTTTTTGCAGCAAAAAAcgacttggttaggttaaggAAAGGATCCTGGCTTGGGTTACATTGGTATGTTTTTTTACGTATTACGTGACTTATAATAAGTCAATGTATTCAGTTATGTCTTCACACATGACACCGACAGCTGTCTCCTGGGTAAAATGTATGTCTTATTTGACCCGTCCATACATCCACCCATTAACCACCCATATACCCCACAGACCCTTTGTCTGCATGGACTTGTGGCTCCTTTCACCACATTATCTTACATAATTTCCTCCTTCGCTACGTCATTATTAGACCACTATAGATCCACATTGTATTTGTATCGGTGGGCAAACATGTGAATAAATGACAAAGGCTTTCTGAACCTACTAGAAGGTAAGCAGACCCTTTCTAACCCATATCCATGAGGCAGCTGACGTCAGCATACCTACAGGCAGGCTGCTTGCATATTTAACAACACCAGAAGTCCTATAAAAAAACGTAACTGCTGTTCTGGAAGTCGTTCAAGATACCTGAAATTCTCTTTTAACCATCTGGATGAAAAGTTCAAGATTGCAAGTCAAAAGATCACTGGGTTCTTTAATTTTGTTGAAATTGTTTTATGCTGAGCTCTGTGGCCTAAATAATATGGTTATAAATGGGTTGTAAAAATATAATGGTTATACATTAGAGGCAGGACTTGGGGCCGACTAACAGTCAGTGATGTTCATCCTCAATTCATTTGTGTTCAGTTTTGATCAGAAAATGTTTTCAGTGCAAGATAAAGCTTGACATTAATTGCAGAACTGTAACTTTCACCTCACGATCCAATACCGATACAAAAATACAGAAATACACAATTCCTGTATGACTTTACAGTGAACTGAAACTGATAACATGATGTCATGCACCATGTCGGCATTGCATTCatgtgcaacccagtctcacggcatttcgtgttatagtcacgacatttaatccattgattcgtgttcaccaacacgatcttcccctttttttcgtgtcacacagaacgattttaaaggtaatgtatttatattggtagtgtgtttcgtgcctgcaacacgtattattgtccgttcgggtcttggaagaccggaagctgtggggttcataaaaacatctccttactcaatatcaagccacgattattgtttttattttaaattgtataatgtcggaatTTTTttctcgtctgtgaggaaaataaatggggcttagagcctcaaaatacttaaatctgtatttttttaaatctttttttccttctaatttgttattcttttctaaataacacactgttatttactcaacaataacacacaattatccttgtttttatttatttgtttgattccataatctcgggcttttttggcgtccatcaggaactgaatttcaaaataaaaataaccggaaacagacgtaggcctataagggacatttcgagcatcatcgagtttaggatggccgaagacactacactacccataatccccagctatcgtttaggactacagtccccgtgatgaatcttcaagctctgggattggatgttggagtggcagtgcgccaaggttacgcagagcgtaaacagctctttgaaatggaaagaaaccacggcagactatccaaaactggaatcaaaCGCCCGCCGTCTCTATtgggaacgttttcgtttttccaacAATTACAAGTTGCCAGTactaaacacattggtgttatcaaatgtaaaacatataattaataaatgggtgaatgggtgcgcagtacagatcgggcatgtgggcagatcgggtagtgacactgaCAATCGCAAttatgctcgaaatgtcccttctaggcctacgtctgtttccggttatttttattttgaaatgaagttcctgacggacgccaaaaaagccagagattatggaattaaacaaaaacataaaaataaggatcattgtgtgttattgttgagtaaataacagtgtgttattaagaaaagaataacaaattataaggaaaacaaaattaaaagaaattcagatttcagtatcctgaggctcagagccccatttattttcctcacagacgacaaaaaaagtccgacattatacgatttaaaataaaaacaataatcgtggcttgatattgagtaaggagatgtttttatgaaccccacagcttccggtcttccaagacccgacaggacaaaaagacgtgttgcaggcacgaaacatattaccaatataaacacattgcttttaaaatcgttctgtgtgacacgaaaaaaagggggaaatcgtgttggtgaacacgaatcaatagattaaatgtcgtgactaaaACACAAAacgccgtgagactgggttggcatatgtgtgtattttttttaaaagacacaAATGATGAAAATAACTAGACAGCAATCAGTAATCTCTGCAGCACTTTTATTACAGATCATTTAGGGATATGATGACGGTCATATAATCTGCCGTTTGAACATTTGAAgaacagtgaaatatttgatgtTGATTCCATACGTCACAGTGTTTTTTGATTAATTACAGGAAAAACAAAGCAGAAAAAGTACGATTTTTTAGCATTTTTCATCAGCATTGTTATTAGCAATGGTAGAGCTTGTTGATCCTCACGATGTCCCCGCGGGACAGGCCCCTCCTCTTGGCCGATCTGGACGTTGGGGTTTGGGATGGGGGTCATGGAGTCCTTTCCCCACTGGATGGAGAAGGCTGTTCTTCCATAGTGCATGATGGAGCTGTAGTCGTAGGGGGTGTTCAGGTTGTCGGTGTCGTGCCTTTCGAAGTTGTAGGCCATCTGCGGGTTGATGTTCTGCCAGTTGATCCTGACGTATGAGTCGCGGTCGCTCCTGGTCTGTTCGTGATGGAAGCCCAGAGCGTGGTTGATCTCGTGCTGGACGGTGCCGTGGTGGACGCAGCCCTGCCTGTTCAGAGAGAGCACCTGTCTGCCTCCTGTTCTGCCCATAGAGGAGTAACATCCTCCCTTGTTCTCAATGCTGATGTAGTCGTACTGGTTCTGACGGGGGACGAAGCGGAGGCAGGTCTTGCTGTGGAAGGTATTCATAGCGTTGGTGATCGTCTGTCTCTCCGAGCTGGTGAATTGACTGCTCGTGGTGAAGGGGACCGTCACTAAGCCTCTGGAGCCTTTCTTCCACAGGCAGCTCTGGGACCAGCACTTCATGGCGTTTCTGGTTTTGGGAGCCAGCAGGTCTCCTTCCAGCAGGATCTCATCTGTGGCGTTGTTGGAGGTAAAAATCCTGGTGGTGATGTCGACAGTGTCCTCTTcgtctacttcttcttcttcatcttcttcgaTTCCTTCCTCCTGGAGAGGAAGTGCCTGAGAGAGGCCGAgcaggagcagcagcagcaggctggcaGAGGGAGTCATCTTCAGGGTCGGTCTGGAGGCTGTGGAGCTGCTGTGGAGAGACTCCTTGAAGCTTGATGTTTGACTCAGTTCAGTCCAGGGTCTTTATACTCTCCTCTACAGGTGTGTCTGCAGGAGGATTATGGGTTGGTGTCTACACTGCTAGGCCTGAACAAACCTCTGAAGGGAGGACTCCACAGACaaacctgctttttaaacatgtTTGTTGTTTCTGGTCATTAGATGGATCGCCTCAGCTTtatgttggatttatttaaggaGACACTTTTCATGTTCCTCAGACAATAAGACCTCACATTATAACCTCTTTGCCAAACTAAGCTTAAGAAGGGTAATGTAAGTTTAAAACTTGCAAGTGAGATTTTTTTTCTAAACATTTCTATTGATTGAATTATTTCAAATTCGCTTTTTATACTAATAGACATACACTATTTGGACAGGAACAGATCATTTATCCCAAACAAATACAAACAGCATCTGAATATTTGGAGACTGATCTGTCACTGGGTTGACACTTTATATACAGTAAGGGTCATTACCAAGtgaaatacaaaaacacacagaCATCTTTAACTACTAAAATCAAGATAATTCCCTTTTTACATTTGTGGCAGAATTTGATGTCATGTGAGCAAAGGTTAAGAATTATAGTCAAAGGAAGCTCATAAGCTCAAAACGTCAGGTCTTGGCTTATGTTTGCCATGTCTGCAATCGTAGTTTAGCATGCAAGTATGCTAACGTTTTTAAATGAGTaatacacatacagtacagcTGAGCGAGGCCAATGGGAATGTCATTAGTTTTCGAGCTCTTTGGGAAAATATCAAAGTATAGGACCAATCAAAGTGTTGGCCTGATGAATGAGCTTTAGGAAAAGTCTGATATCAACGCAAGTGATTAAAATGTATTGTTAGGGGTCATGAATGTGTGCACCAAATTTCATGGCAATACATTCAACTAGCTGTGAAGAAACCATAGATGTCAACCTCATGTCGACCTTAAAGTAAATGTCTAGGTATCAAGTAAGTTGGTAGGAATACCTATCTTGGGCTCAGGAGAACTGTTGCAAATATTATGGCAATTAATCCATGTTTAAAATAATTGTTCAGTCTGTCCGAAGCACATGATGAAACGTTATCACGTTTTTGACCCGTTACTAGTTGTTATCAGTTTCGTTGTGTTGCTACAGAAGAGGCAGATTGGGAAGACTGCAGCTACTGCAGGTTGTTAAAATAAAAGTGAAGCTTAACAATCACAGTTTTAAGCACCTGGTCAACATTGTGAATTCAAACAGAATAACGTGTTTAAGGTTTTTGCAGCAAAAAAcgacttggttaggttaaggAAAGGATCCTGGCTTGGGTTACATTGGTATGTTTTTTTACGTATTACGTGACTTATAATAAGTCAATGTATTCAGTTATGTCTTCACACATGACACCGACAGCTGTCTCCTGGGTAAAATGTATGTCTTATTTGACCCGTCCATACATCCACCCATTAACCACCCATATACCCCACAGACCCTTTGTCTGCATGGACTTGTGGCTCCTTTCACCACATTATCTTACATAATTTCCTCCTTCGCTACGTCATTATTAGACCACTATAGATCCACATTGTATTTGTATCGGTGGGCAAACATGTGAATAAATGACAAAGGCTTTCTGAACCTACTAGAAGGTAAAGCAGACCCTTTCTAACCCATATCCATGAGGCAGCTGACGTCAGCATACCTACAGGCAGGCTGCTTGCATATTTAACAACACCAGAAGTCCTATAAAAAAACGTAACTGCTGTTCTGGAAGTCGTTCAAGATACCTGAAATTCTCTTTTAACCATCTGGATGAAAAGTTCAAGATTGCAAGTCAAAAGATCACTGGGTTCTTTAATTTTGTTGAAATTGTTTTATGCTGAGCTCTGTGGCCTAAATAATATGGTTATAAATGGGTTGTAAAAATATAATGGTTATACATTAGAGGCAGGACTTGGGGCCGACTAACAGTCAGTGATGTTCATCCTCAATTCATTTGTGTTCAGTTTTGATCAGAAAATGTTTTCAGTGCAAGATAAAGCTTGACATTAATTGCAGAACTGTAACTTTCACCTCACGATCCAATACCGATACAAAAATACAGAAATACACAATTCCTGTATGACTTTACAGTGAACTGAAACTGATAACATGATGTCATGCACCATGTCGGCATTGCATTCATGTGCatgtgcaacccagtctcacggcatttcgtgttatagtcacgacatttaatccattgattcgtgttcaccaacacgatcttcccctttttttcgtgtcacacagaacgattttaaaagtaatgtatttatattggtagtgtgtttcgtgcctgcaacacgtattattgtccgttcgggtcttggaagaccggaagctgtggggttcataaaaacatctccttactcaatatcaagccacgattattgtttttattttaaattgtataatgtcggactttttttgtcgtctgtgaggaaaataaatggggcttagagcctcaaaatacttaaatctgtatttttttaaatctttttttccttctaatttgttattcttttccaaataacacacttttatttactcaacaataacacacaattatccttgtttttatttatttgtttgattccataatctcgggcttttttggcgtccgtcaggaactgaatttcaaaataaaaataaccggaaacagacgtaggcctataagggacatttcgagcatcatcgagtttaggatggccgaagacactacactacccataatccccagctatcgtttaggactacagtccccgtgatgaatcttcaagctctgggattggatgttggagtggcagtgcgccaaggttacgcagagcgtaaacagctctttgaaatggaaagaAACCActgcagactatccaaaactggaatcaaaCGCCCGCCGTCTCTATtgggaacgttttcgtttttccaacAATtacaagttgccagtattaaacacattggtgttatcaaatgtaaaacatataattaataaatgggtgaatgggtgcgcagtacagatcgggcatgtgggcagatcgggtagtgacactgaCAATCGCAAttatgctcgaaatgtcccttctaggcctacgtctgtttccggttatttttattttgaaattaagttcctgacgaacgccaaaaaagtcagagattatggaattaaacaaaaacataaaaataaggatcattgtgtgttattgttgagtaaataacagtgtgttattaagaaaagaataacaaattataaGGAAAACAAGATTAAAAGAAattcagatttcagtatcctgaggctcagagccccatttattttcctcacagacgacaaaaaaagtccgacattatacgatttaaaataaaaacaataatcgtggcttgatattgagtaaggagatgtttttatgaaccccacagcttccggtcttccaagacccgacaggacaaaaagacgtgttgcaggcacgaaacatattaccaatataaacacattgcttttaaaatcgttctgtgtgacacgaaaaaaagggggaaatcgtgttggtgaacacgaatcaatagattaaatgtcgtgactaaaACACAAAacgccgtgagactgggttggcatatgtgtgtattttttttaaaagacacaAATGATGAAAATAACTAGACAGCAATCAGTAATCTCTGCAGCACTTTTATTACAGATCATTTAGGGATATGATGACGGTCATATAATCTGCCGTTTGAACATTTGAAgaacagtgaaatatttgatgtTGATTCCATACGTCACAAGTGTTTTTTGATTAATTACAGGAAAAACAAAGCAGAAAAAGTACGATTTTTTAGCATTTTTCATCAGCATTGTTATTAGCAATGGTAGAGCTTGTTGATCCTCACGATGTCCCCGCGGGACAGGCCCCTCCTCTGGCCGATCTGGACGTTGGGGTTTGGGATGGGGGTCATGGAGTCCTTTCCCCACTGGATGGAGAAGGCTGTTCTTCCATAGTGCATGATGGAGCTGTAGTCGTAGGGGGTGTTCAGGTTGTCGGTGTCGTGCCTTTCGAAGTTGTAGGCCATCTGCGGGTTGATGTTCTGCCAGTTGATCCTGACGTATGAGTCGCGGTCGCTCCTGGTCTGTTCGTGATGGAAGCCCAGAGCGTGGTTGATCTCGTGCTGGACGGTGCCGTGGTGGACGCAGCCCTGCCTGTTCAGAGAGAGCACCTGTCTGCCTCCTGTTCTGCCCATAGAGGAGTAACATCCTCCCTTGTTCTCAATGCTGATGTAGTCGTACTGGTTCTGACGGGGGACGAAGCGGAGGCAGGTCTTGCTGTGGAAGGTATTCATAGCGTTGGTGATCGTCTGTCTCTCCGAGCTGGTGAATTGACTGCTCGTGGTGAAGGGGACCGTCACTAAGCCTCTGGAGCCTTTCTTCCACAGGCAGCTCTGGGACCAGCACTTCATGGCGTTTCTGGTTTTGGGAGCCAGCAGGTCTCCTTCCAGCAGGATCTCATCTGTGGCGTTGTTGGAGGTAAAAATCCTGGTGGTGATGTCGACAGTGTCCTCTTcgtctacttcttcttcttcatcttcttcgaTTCCTTCCTCCTGGAGAGGAAGTGCCTGAGAGAGGCCGAgcaggagcagcagcagcaggctggcaGAGGGAGTCATCTTCAGGGTCGGTCTGGAGGCTGTGGAGCTGCTGTGGAGAGACTACTTGAAGCTTGATGTTTGACTCAGTTCAGTCCAGGGTCTTTATACTCTCCTCTACAGGTGTGTCTGCAGGAGGATTATGGGTTGGTGTCTACACTGCTAGGCCTGAACAAACCTCTGAAGGGAGGACTCCACAGACaaacctgctttttaaacatgtTTGTTGTTTCTGGTCATTAGATGGATCGCCTCAGCTTtatgttggatttatttaaggaGACACTTTTCATGTTCCTCAGACAATAAGACCTCACATTATAACCTCTTTGCCAAACTAAGCTTAAGAAGGGTAATGTAAGTTTAAAACTTGCAAGTGAGATTTTTTTTCTAAACATTTCTATTGATTGAATTATTTCAAATTCGCTTTTTATACTAATAGACATACACTATTTGGACAGGAACAGATCATTTATCCCAAACAAATACAAACAGCATCTGAATATTTGGAGACTGATCTGTCACTGGGTTGACACTTTATATACAGTAAGGGTCATTACCAAGtgaaatacaaaaacacacagaCATCTTTAACTACTAAAATCAAGATAATTCCCTTTTTACATTTGTGGCAGAATTTGATGTCATGTGAGCAAAGGTTAAGAATTATAGTCAAAGGAAGCTCATAAGCTCAAAACGTCAGGTCTTGGCTTATGTTTGCCATGTCTGCAATCGTAGTTTAGCATGCAAGTATGCTAACGTTTTTAAATGAGTaatacacatacagtacagcTGAGCGAGGCCAATGGGAATGTCATTAGTTTTCGAGCTCTTTGGGAAAATATCAAAGTATAGGACCAATCAAAGTGTTGGCCTGATGAATGAGCTTTAGGAAAAGTCTGATATCAATGTAAGTGATTAAAATGTATTGTTAGGGGTCATGAATGTGTGCACCAAATTTCATGGCAATACATTCAACTAGCTGTGAAGAAACCATAGATGTCAACCTCATGTCGACCTTAAAGTAAATGTCTAGGTATCAAGTAAGTTGGTAGGAATACCTATCTTGGGCTCAGGAGAACTGTTGCAAATATTATGGCAATTAATCCATGTTTAAAATAATTGTTCAGTCTGTCCGAAGCACATGATGAAACGTTATCACGTTTTTGACCCGTTACTAGTTGTTATCAGTTTCGTTGTGTTGCTACAGAAGAGGCAGATTGGGAAGACTGCAGCTACTGCAGGTTGTTAAAATAAAAGTGAAGCTTAACAATCACAGTTTTAAGCACCTGGTCAACATTGTGAATTCAAACAGAATAACGTGTTTAAGGTTTTTGCAGCAAAAAAcgacttggttaggttaaggAAAGGATCCTGGCTTGGGTTACATTGGTATGTTTTTTTACGTATTACGTGACTTATAATAAGTCAATGTATTCAGTTATGTCTTCACACATGACACCAACAGCTGTCTCCTGGGTAAAATGTATGTCTTATTTGACCCGTCCATACATCCACCCATTAACCACCCATATACCCCACAGACCCTTTGTCTGCATGGACTTGTGGCTCCTTTCACCACATTATCTTACATAATTTCCTCCTTCGCTACGTCATTATTAGACCACTATAGATCCACATTGTATTTGTATCGGTGGGCAAACATGTGAATAAATGACAAAGGCTTTCTGAACCTACTAGAAGGTAAAGCAGACCCTTTCTAACCCATATCCATGAGGCAGCTGACGTCAGCATACCTACAAGCAGGCTGCTTGCATATTTAACAACACCAGAAGTCCTATAAAAAAACTTAACTGCTGTTCTGGAAGTCGTTCAAAATACCTGAAATTCTCTTTTAACCATCTGGATGAAAAGTTCAAGATTGCAAGTAAAAAGATCACTGGGTTCTTTAATTTTGTTGAAATTGTTTTATGCTGAGCTCTGTGGCCTAAATAATATGGTTATAAATGGGTTGTAAAAATATAATGGTTATACATGAGAGGCAGGACTTGGGGCCGACTAACAGTCAGTGATGTTCATCCTCAATTCATTTGTGTTCAGTTTTGATCAGAAAATGTTTTCAGTGCAAGATAAAGCTTGACATTAATTGCAGAACTGTAACTTTCACCTCACGATCCAATACTGATACAAAAATACAGAAATACGCAATTCCTGTATGACTTTACAGTGAACTGAAACTGATAACATGATGacattgtggaaattgatgtaagGTATTATGCAGAAGAAGTGATgcagcatatttttggtatattcattttaatgtcacccatatataggaggtgtattgcatcatgttatccctaatatatgtgtgggtttatacattcctgtgtgttaatagttgaaggaacaaaaagtacatttttcctcttaaatatagagaggttttttatagattcctgaaacaatgttcccttttccttaaaagtagattagcgcaatagtctttttctttcacttttacccttttatcaaaagggtgtttttagGCTATTTCTGAGGAGGGAAGATGCAGAAGTACTTgtgagttctgttttgagtgaaaagattacccctttgagtgtttttcttggttaaaccattgataggctttgcaaattgcgagggacattttccccagATATAATGGTTAAATTCTTCTTAAATTAATGATGCGCATCCTGCAGGCTTTGAGAATTGAGTCACACAGTTAAGAGAGACAATGGTCCTTCTGATTCTGAGTAAGCTGACTTCGGGTGGATGGAAGTTCAGAGAGGGCCGGGGGGGGTATGAGGACACTTAAGCTCTGTTGGTTAGCTGGTCCTGAGGAGGTCATGAGATGATGACTGATAAATTCCCAACAAGTATGGCTTTCATAAAGAAAAAACATATGgactattgtgtgataagctacatAATAAGAATGTGTTTTTCTTCAAACTGAAACTGTTTGTTTCTCTGCTGGCACGCGCTGATTCACTGTGAGACAGCATCTTTGGTATCTCCCAATGAGATGAccggaaaagacgaccagttaaccccaccccttcctgtttgtgttggtatgaaagcctgttAATCCTTTTGttcgctctctcttctcgcgctgcCCAGACAGAAGGATCACAGCGCGTGAATCAGGGCAGGAGTACTCCTTACGTTACGTATATGATATTatattgtatggtaatgtattattgtattgcattattaccttgtataattaaaacagattattgtttaactggtatcctggtgtcttctgatttcctccctgttatgattttaaGCAGGACTCGCCAAAACGACACGCGGAGacgagttgggttgtaaaaaccccgAACTCACAACAAGTGGTGATCCCGACGTGAGCGAGTGGGAGTTCAGAGGGAGTCACATCAGCAGCCAGCGGACGAAGCTGTCCAGGGTGACACCTCGAAATACTTTCTGATAACTAAAAACAGAGCTCTATACAAAATACCAGGTAAGCACGGATACCCGTTACACTCAAAATCTGTGATTTGGATATATTCAAATCTTTAGAGTTGTCAGGAATATTTCTCAGTGTCATAGTCTTCACGCTAAAATAATGCAATGCATATTTTAGCATAGATAGGTAACTAactaatacaattaataaagcACCGGTTAGGAACCTCGTGGATTTTTCAGAATCCTACGACTGACTCGTTAGCTA of Pseudochaenichthys georgianus chromosome 3, fPseGeo1.2, whole genome shotgun sequence contains these proteins:
- the LOC117464014 gene encoding high choriolytic enzyme 1-like; translation: MTPSASLLLLLLLGLSQALPLQEEGIEEDEEEEVDEEDTVDITTRIFTSNNATDEILLEGDLLAPKTRNAMKCWSQSCLWKKGSRGLVTVPFTTSSQFTSSERQTITNAMNTFHSKTCLRFVPRQNQYDYISIENKGGCYSSMGRTGGRQVLSLNRQGCVHHGTVQHEINHALGFHHEQTRSDRDSYVRINWQNINPQMAYNFERHDTDNLNTPYDYSSIMHYGRTAFSIQWGKDSMTPIPNPNVQIGQRRGLSRGDIVRINKLYHC